A genomic stretch from Diachasmimorpha longicaudata isolate KC_UGA_2023 chromosome 2, iyDiaLong2, whole genome shotgun sequence includes:
- the LOC135173052 gene encoding very long-chain-fatty-acid--CoA ligase bubblegum isoform X1, with protein MTFNKSFERASEIPLFFIKPPCYPRRQFPATCFPGEFVKMVADYNMSAIQPLSNGLLNGFAHDEKVLPMADDDGYLSPSSTGRDGPNQILVADMDTTHEPNGRVRIKKNPDEGQSDVLSVPGLLMRVAKKHPDRPALVTCPQVDGARKTWTYRDYERDVRTVAKAFLKLGLQRHHSVAILGFNSPQWFIADMAAIYAGGFAAGIYTTNSADACQYCADHSRANIVVVEDHKQLEKILSVKHTLPHLKAIIQYEGSPKDKSVLSWNDVLALGKAESDDKLEAVLKTLGVNECCTLVYTSGTVGRPKAVMLSHDNLIHDAMLIRDAVPKSNEIETVVSYLPLSHVAAQVIEIFTSLWMEATVYFADKNALKGSLVETLVYARPTAFLGVPRVWEKIYEKMMVVARNNGPIKTWIATWAKNQGLNYNMNKMNGVDYKSWGYLIAKWLVFNKIKATLGLDRCGMFVTAAAPLSIEIKKYFMSLDIPIMDAFGMSECAGAHTLNLNDNYRLGSVGKFLKGCKTKLDNPDNTGEGEICMLGRHVFMGYLGEPEKTREAKDDQNWLHSGDLGRLDGQGFLYITGRIKELIITAGGENIPPVQIEQALLKELPALSNAMLIGDMKKYLTILVTLKTNMNPDTGGPLDSLFPSTRSWAKSLGSKATTVSEIIRTRDPAIYQAIEKAIERMNLQATSNAQRVQKFTILPHDFSIPTGELGPTLKLKRGTVMKQYEDFIEEMYK; from the exons ATGACTTTCAACAAATCATTCGAAAGGGCCTCAGAAATTccgttatttttcatcaaaccGCCGTGTTATCCCCGTAGGCAGTTTCCCGCCACTTGTTTTCCTGGAGAGTTTGTCAAAATGGTCGCAGACT ATAACATGTCGGCAATACAGCCACTGTCGAACGGACTCCTGAATGGGTTCGCGCACGACGAGAAG gtGCTTCCCATGGCTGACGACGATGGCTATTTGTCACCGAGTTCAACGGGAAGAGATG gGCCTAATCAGATCCTCGTGGCAGACATGGACACAACCCACGAGCCGAATGGACGAGtcaggattaaaaaaaatccggacGAGGGACAATCTGACGTTTTATCAGTGCCCGGCCTGTTGATGAGAGTGGCCAAGAAGCACCCGGATCGTCCAGCTTTAGTGACATGTCCCCAAGTCGATGGTGCACGTAAAACGTGGACGTACAG GGACTACGAGCGAGACGTGAGGACAGTCGCCAAGGCATTTTTGAAGTTGGGATTGCAGAGACATCATAGCGTCGCAATTTTGGGATTCAACAGCCCTCAGTGGTTCATCGCAGACATGGCTGCTATCTACGCGGG GGGATTCGCTGCTGGAATTTACACTACAAATTCAGCAGACGCTTGTCAGTACTGTGCTGACCATAGTCGTGCTAATATAGTTGTCGTGGAGGATCATAAACAGTTGGAGAAAATATTGAGTGTCAAGCATACATTACCGCACTTGAAGGCAATTATTCAGTACGAGGGGTCACCAAAAGATAAGAGCGTACTAAGT TGGAATGACGTACTTGCACTTGGAAAAGCCGAGTCGGACGATAAGTTAGAAGCAGTATTGAAGACCCTCGGTGTCAATGAATGCTGCACACTAGTCTACACG TCAGGTACTGTGGGTCGTCCCAAAGCTGTTATGCTAAGTcatgataatttaattcatgATGCAATGTTGATAAGAGATGCAGTACCTAAGTCTAATGAGATAGAAACTGTAGTCAGCTATTTGCCTCTCTCTCACGTTGCTGCTCAG gttattgaaatattcacgAGTCTGTGGATGGAAGCAACGGTTTACTTCGCTGACAAAAATGCATTGAAGGGAAGTTTGGTGGAGACACTGGTATACGCAAGGCCTACAGCATTCCTCGGTGTACCCAGAGTCTGGGAGAAAATCTACGAGAAGATGATGGTGGTGGCCCGCAACAATGGGCCCATTAAAACGTGGATTGccacatgggcgaaaaatcaGGGACTCAACTACAACATGAATAAGATGAATGGTGTTGATTACAAAAGTTGGGGATACTTGATTGCTAAGTGGCTCGTGTTTAATAAGATCAAAGCCACGCTGGGCTTGGACAGGTGTGGTATGTTCGTCACAGCTGCTGCACCACTCagtattgaaattaaaaaatatttcatgagcCTCGATATACCTATTATGGATGCTTTCGGGATGTCCGAGTGCGCTGGAGCTCATACACTGAATTTGAACGATAATTACAG ATTGGGGAGTGTTGGGAAATTCTTGAAGGGTTGCAAGACGAAATTGGATAATCCTGATAATACAGGAGAGGGGGAGATATGCATGCTTGGCCGACACGTCTTCATGGGATATCTGGGGGAACCGGAGAAGACGAGGGAAGCTAAGGATGATCAGAACTGGCTGCATAGTGGGGATTTGGGAAGGCTCGATGGCCAAGGATTCTTATACATTACAG GAAGGATAAAAGAATTGATCATCACTGCTGGCGGTGAAAATATTCCCCCTGTTCAGATTGAACAGGCACTATTGAAGGAATTACCAGCACTAAGTAATGCAATGCTCATTGGGGATATGAAGAAATATTTGACGATATTGGTGACCCTCAAG ACGAATATGAATCCTGACACTGGTGGACCTCTAGATAGCCTTTTTCCTTCAACAAGGTCTTGGGCCAAATCTCTCGGCAGTAAAGCCACTACAGTCTCAGAAATAATTCGCACGCGAGACCCGGCAATTTACCAAGCCATTGAGAAAGCAATAGAACGGATGAATCTTCAGGCGACGAGTAATGCCCAGAGGGTCCAGAAATTCACGATTCTCCCACATGATTTCTCCATTCCTACTGGTGAATTGGGCCCTACTCTTAAACTGAAAAGGGGTACTGTTATGAAACAGTACGAGGATTTCATTGAGGAGATGTACAAGTAA
- the LOC135173052 gene encoding very long-chain-fatty-acid--CoA ligase bubblegum isoform X2, with protein MVILLYKDNMSAIQPLSNGLLNGFAHDEKVLPMADDDGYLSPSSTGRDGPNQILVADMDTTHEPNGRVRIKKNPDEGQSDVLSVPGLLMRVAKKHPDRPALVTCPQVDGARKTWTYRDYERDVRTVAKAFLKLGLQRHHSVAILGFNSPQWFIADMAAIYAGGFAAGIYTTNSADACQYCADHSRANIVVVEDHKQLEKILSVKHTLPHLKAIIQYEGSPKDKSVLSWNDVLALGKAESDDKLEAVLKTLGVNECCTLVYTSGTVGRPKAVMLSHDNLIHDAMLIRDAVPKSNEIETVVSYLPLSHVAAQVIEIFTSLWMEATVYFADKNALKGSLVETLVYARPTAFLGVPRVWEKIYEKMMVVARNNGPIKTWIATWAKNQGLNYNMNKMNGVDYKSWGYLIAKWLVFNKIKATLGLDRCGMFVTAAAPLSIEIKKYFMSLDIPIMDAFGMSECAGAHTLNLNDNYRLGSVGKFLKGCKTKLDNPDNTGEGEICMLGRHVFMGYLGEPEKTREAKDDQNWLHSGDLGRLDGQGFLYITGRIKELIITAGGENIPPVQIEQALLKELPALSNAMLIGDMKKYLTILVTLKTNMNPDTGGPLDSLFPSTRSWAKSLGSKATTVSEIIRTRDPAIYQAIEKAIERMNLQATSNAQRVQKFTILPHDFSIPTGELGPTLKLKRGTVMKQYEDFIEEMYK; from the exons ATGGTTATCCTACTGTACAAAG ATAACATGTCGGCAATACAGCCACTGTCGAACGGACTCCTGAATGGGTTCGCGCACGACGAGAAG gtGCTTCCCATGGCTGACGACGATGGCTATTTGTCACCGAGTTCAACGGGAAGAGATG gGCCTAATCAGATCCTCGTGGCAGACATGGACACAACCCACGAGCCGAATGGACGAGtcaggattaaaaaaaatccggacGAGGGACAATCTGACGTTTTATCAGTGCCCGGCCTGTTGATGAGAGTGGCCAAGAAGCACCCGGATCGTCCAGCTTTAGTGACATGTCCCCAAGTCGATGGTGCACGTAAAACGTGGACGTACAG GGACTACGAGCGAGACGTGAGGACAGTCGCCAAGGCATTTTTGAAGTTGGGATTGCAGAGACATCATAGCGTCGCAATTTTGGGATTCAACAGCCCTCAGTGGTTCATCGCAGACATGGCTGCTATCTACGCGGG GGGATTCGCTGCTGGAATTTACACTACAAATTCAGCAGACGCTTGTCAGTACTGTGCTGACCATAGTCGTGCTAATATAGTTGTCGTGGAGGATCATAAACAGTTGGAGAAAATATTGAGTGTCAAGCATACATTACCGCACTTGAAGGCAATTATTCAGTACGAGGGGTCACCAAAAGATAAGAGCGTACTAAGT TGGAATGACGTACTTGCACTTGGAAAAGCCGAGTCGGACGATAAGTTAGAAGCAGTATTGAAGACCCTCGGTGTCAATGAATGCTGCACACTAGTCTACACG TCAGGTACTGTGGGTCGTCCCAAAGCTGTTATGCTAAGTcatgataatttaattcatgATGCAATGTTGATAAGAGATGCAGTACCTAAGTCTAATGAGATAGAAACTGTAGTCAGCTATTTGCCTCTCTCTCACGTTGCTGCTCAG gttattgaaatattcacgAGTCTGTGGATGGAAGCAACGGTTTACTTCGCTGACAAAAATGCATTGAAGGGAAGTTTGGTGGAGACACTGGTATACGCAAGGCCTACAGCATTCCTCGGTGTACCCAGAGTCTGGGAGAAAATCTACGAGAAGATGATGGTGGTGGCCCGCAACAATGGGCCCATTAAAACGTGGATTGccacatgggcgaaaaatcaGGGACTCAACTACAACATGAATAAGATGAATGGTGTTGATTACAAAAGTTGGGGATACTTGATTGCTAAGTGGCTCGTGTTTAATAAGATCAAAGCCACGCTGGGCTTGGACAGGTGTGGTATGTTCGTCACAGCTGCTGCACCACTCagtattgaaattaaaaaatatttcatgagcCTCGATATACCTATTATGGATGCTTTCGGGATGTCCGAGTGCGCTGGAGCTCATACACTGAATTTGAACGATAATTACAG ATTGGGGAGTGTTGGGAAATTCTTGAAGGGTTGCAAGACGAAATTGGATAATCCTGATAATACAGGAGAGGGGGAGATATGCATGCTTGGCCGACACGTCTTCATGGGATATCTGGGGGAACCGGAGAAGACGAGGGAAGCTAAGGATGATCAGAACTGGCTGCATAGTGGGGATTTGGGAAGGCTCGATGGCCAAGGATTCTTATACATTACAG GAAGGATAAAAGAATTGATCATCACTGCTGGCGGTGAAAATATTCCCCCTGTTCAGATTGAACAGGCACTATTGAAGGAATTACCAGCACTAAGTAATGCAATGCTCATTGGGGATATGAAGAAATATTTGACGATATTGGTGACCCTCAAG ACGAATATGAATCCTGACACTGGTGGACCTCTAGATAGCCTTTTTCCTTCAACAAGGTCTTGGGCCAAATCTCTCGGCAGTAAAGCCACTACAGTCTCAGAAATAATTCGCACGCGAGACCCGGCAATTTACCAAGCCATTGAGAAAGCAATAGAACGGATGAATCTTCAGGCGACGAGTAATGCCCAGAGGGTCCAGAAATTCACGATTCTCCCACATGATTTCTCCATTCCTACTGGTGAATTGGGCCCTACTCTTAAACTGAAAAGGGGTACTGTTATGAAACAGTACGAGGATTTCATTGAGGAGATGTACAAGTAA
- the LOC135173052 gene encoding very long-chain-fatty-acid--CoA ligase bubblegum isoform X3, translated as MSAIQPLSNGLLNGFAHDEKVLPMADDDGYLSPSSTGRDGPNQILVADMDTTHEPNGRVRIKKNPDEGQSDVLSVPGLLMRVAKKHPDRPALVTCPQVDGARKTWTYRDYERDVRTVAKAFLKLGLQRHHSVAILGFNSPQWFIADMAAIYAGGFAAGIYTTNSADACQYCADHSRANIVVVEDHKQLEKILSVKHTLPHLKAIIQYEGSPKDKSVLSWNDVLALGKAESDDKLEAVLKTLGVNECCTLVYTSGTVGRPKAVMLSHDNLIHDAMLIRDAVPKSNEIETVVSYLPLSHVAAQVIEIFTSLWMEATVYFADKNALKGSLVETLVYARPTAFLGVPRVWEKIYEKMMVVARNNGPIKTWIATWAKNQGLNYNMNKMNGVDYKSWGYLIAKWLVFNKIKATLGLDRCGMFVTAAAPLSIEIKKYFMSLDIPIMDAFGMSECAGAHTLNLNDNYRLGSVGKFLKGCKTKLDNPDNTGEGEICMLGRHVFMGYLGEPEKTREAKDDQNWLHSGDLGRLDGQGFLYITGRIKELIITAGGENIPPVQIEQALLKELPALSNAMLIGDMKKYLTILVTLKTNMNPDTGGPLDSLFPSTRSWAKSLGSKATTVSEIIRTRDPAIYQAIEKAIERMNLQATSNAQRVQKFTILPHDFSIPTGELGPTLKLKRGTVMKQYEDFIEEMYK; from the exons ATGTCGGCAATACAGCCACTGTCGAACGGACTCCTGAATGGGTTCGCGCACGACGAGAAG gtGCTTCCCATGGCTGACGACGATGGCTATTTGTCACCGAGTTCAACGGGAAGAGATG gGCCTAATCAGATCCTCGTGGCAGACATGGACACAACCCACGAGCCGAATGGACGAGtcaggattaaaaaaaatccggacGAGGGACAATCTGACGTTTTATCAGTGCCCGGCCTGTTGATGAGAGTGGCCAAGAAGCACCCGGATCGTCCAGCTTTAGTGACATGTCCCCAAGTCGATGGTGCACGTAAAACGTGGACGTACAG GGACTACGAGCGAGACGTGAGGACAGTCGCCAAGGCATTTTTGAAGTTGGGATTGCAGAGACATCATAGCGTCGCAATTTTGGGATTCAACAGCCCTCAGTGGTTCATCGCAGACATGGCTGCTATCTACGCGGG GGGATTCGCTGCTGGAATTTACACTACAAATTCAGCAGACGCTTGTCAGTACTGTGCTGACCATAGTCGTGCTAATATAGTTGTCGTGGAGGATCATAAACAGTTGGAGAAAATATTGAGTGTCAAGCATACATTACCGCACTTGAAGGCAATTATTCAGTACGAGGGGTCACCAAAAGATAAGAGCGTACTAAGT TGGAATGACGTACTTGCACTTGGAAAAGCCGAGTCGGACGATAAGTTAGAAGCAGTATTGAAGACCCTCGGTGTCAATGAATGCTGCACACTAGTCTACACG TCAGGTACTGTGGGTCGTCCCAAAGCTGTTATGCTAAGTcatgataatttaattcatgATGCAATGTTGATAAGAGATGCAGTACCTAAGTCTAATGAGATAGAAACTGTAGTCAGCTATTTGCCTCTCTCTCACGTTGCTGCTCAG gttattgaaatattcacgAGTCTGTGGATGGAAGCAACGGTTTACTTCGCTGACAAAAATGCATTGAAGGGAAGTTTGGTGGAGACACTGGTATACGCAAGGCCTACAGCATTCCTCGGTGTACCCAGAGTCTGGGAGAAAATCTACGAGAAGATGATGGTGGTGGCCCGCAACAATGGGCCCATTAAAACGTGGATTGccacatgggcgaaaaatcaGGGACTCAACTACAACATGAATAAGATGAATGGTGTTGATTACAAAAGTTGGGGATACTTGATTGCTAAGTGGCTCGTGTTTAATAAGATCAAAGCCACGCTGGGCTTGGACAGGTGTGGTATGTTCGTCACAGCTGCTGCACCACTCagtattgaaattaaaaaatatttcatgagcCTCGATATACCTATTATGGATGCTTTCGGGATGTCCGAGTGCGCTGGAGCTCATACACTGAATTTGAACGATAATTACAG ATTGGGGAGTGTTGGGAAATTCTTGAAGGGTTGCAAGACGAAATTGGATAATCCTGATAATACAGGAGAGGGGGAGATATGCATGCTTGGCCGACACGTCTTCATGGGATATCTGGGGGAACCGGAGAAGACGAGGGAAGCTAAGGATGATCAGAACTGGCTGCATAGTGGGGATTTGGGAAGGCTCGATGGCCAAGGATTCTTATACATTACAG GAAGGATAAAAGAATTGATCATCACTGCTGGCGGTGAAAATATTCCCCCTGTTCAGATTGAACAGGCACTATTGAAGGAATTACCAGCACTAAGTAATGCAATGCTCATTGGGGATATGAAGAAATATTTGACGATATTGGTGACCCTCAAG ACGAATATGAATCCTGACACTGGTGGACCTCTAGATAGCCTTTTTCCTTCAACAAGGTCTTGGGCCAAATCTCTCGGCAGTAAAGCCACTACAGTCTCAGAAATAATTCGCACGCGAGACCCGGCAATTTACCAAGCCATTGAGAAAGCAATAGAACGGATGAATCTTCAGGCGACGAGTAATGCCCAGAGGGTCCAGAAATTCACGATTCTCCCACATGATTTCTCCATTCCTACTGGTGAATTGGGCCCTACTCTTAAACTGAAAAGGGGTACTGTTATGAAACAGTACGAGGATTTCATTGAGGAGATGTACAAGTAA